In a genomic window of [Empedobacter] haloabium:
- a CDS encoding branched-chain amino acid ABC transporter permease: MDTFIQQIINGLVLGSMYALVALGYTMVYGVLNLINFAHGDVLMIGAMVGLTILNILGAHFPEMSGGLQLLIAILGAIPCCMIVNVLIERIAYRRLRNAPRLAPLITAIGMSILLQTFAMMIWGRNPLPFPQLLSTEPIAVGGAVISITQVLLLALAALSMGGLVLLVEKTKMGRAMRAVAENPRVAGLMGVDSNRVIVYTFAIGAALAAVAGVMWGANYASIQFAMGTIPGLKAFCAAVLGGIGNIYGAMIGGIVLGIIESLGAGYIGDFTGGFLGSHYQDIFAFIVLILVLTVRPSGIMGERVADRA; this comes from the coding sequence ATGGATACTTTCATCCAACAAATCATCAACGGGCTGGTGCTGGGCAGCATGTACGCACTGGTCGCGCTGGGCTACACGATGGTGTACGGCGTTTTGAACCTCATCAACTTTGCCCATGGCGACGTGCTGATGATCGGCGCCATGGTCGGCCTGACGATCCTGAACATCCTCGGCGCCCACTTCCCTGAAATGTCCGGCGGCCTGCAGCTGCTGATCGCCATCCTGGGTGCCATTCCCTGCTGCATGATCGTCAATGTGCTGATCGAACGCATCGCCTACCGACGGCTGCGCAACGCGCCCCGGCTGGCGCCGCTGATCACCGCGATCGGCATGTCGATCCTGCTGCAGACGTTCGCGATGATGATCTGGGGCCGCAACCCGCTGCCGTTCCCGCAACTGCTGTCCACCGAGCCGATCGCCGTGGGTGGTGCCGTCATCAGCATCACGCAGGTTCTGCTGCTGGCGCTGGCCGCGCTGTCGATGGGCGGCCTGGTGCTGCTGGTCGAGAAAACCAAGATGGGCCGTGCCATGCGCGCCGTCGCGGAGAACCCGCGGGTTGCCGGCCTGATGGGCGTCGATTCGAACCGCGTCATCGTCTACACCTTCGCCATCGGCGCCGCGCTGGCCGCCGTGGCCGGCGTGATGTGGGGCGCCAACTATGCGTCGATCCAGTTCGCGATGGGCACGATTCCCGGCCTGAAGGCCTTCTGCGCGGCGGTGCTGGGCGGTATCGGCAACATCTATGGCGCCATGATCGGCGGCATCGTGCTGGGCATTATCGAGAGCCTGGGCGCCGGCTACATCGGCGACTTCACCGGCGGCTTCCTGGGCAGCCACTACCAGGACATTTTCGCGTTCATCGTGCTGATCCTCGTGCTGACCGTGCGGCCGTCCGGCATCATGGGCGAGCGCGTGGCGGACCGGGCTTAA
- the ispH gene encoding 4-hydroxy-3-methylbut-2-enyl diphosphate reductase → MDKEILLAQPRGFCAGVDRAIEIVERALKQFGSPIYVRHEIVHNAYVVADLRAKGAIFIEELDDVPAGNTLVFSAHGVSKAVRAEAEARGLSIFDATCPLVTKVHVEVAKMRKTGYEIVMIGHDGHPEVEGTMGQAEEGMHLVETVEDVAALQVANPDHLAYVSQTTLSVDDTAEIIAALKARFPNIQEPKKGDICYATTNRQEAVKFMAPQVEVVIVVGSPNSSNSNRLREVAQKMGTPAYMVDRAEQIDPAWLEGFRRVGVTAGASAPEVLVQAVIDRLKELGVKSVRPLEGVEENVTFPLPKGLT, encoded by the coding sequence ATGGACAAAGAAATCCTGCTGGCCCAGCCGCGCGGCTTTTGCGCCGGCGTCGACCGTGCCATCGAAATCGTCGAGCGCGCGCTGAAGCAGTTCGGCTCGCCGATCTACGTGCGCCACGAGATCGTCCACAACGCCTACGTGGTGGCCGACCTGCGCGCCAAGGGCGCCATCTTCATCGAGGAGCTGGACGATGTCCCGGCCGGCAACACGCTGGTGTTCTCGGCGCATGGCGTCTCGAAGGCAGTACGGGCCGAGGCGGAAGCGCGCGGCCTGTCGATCTTCGACGCCACCTGCCCGCTGGTGACGAAAGTGCACGTGGAAGTGGCCAAGATGCGCAAGACCGGCTACGAGATCGTCATGATCGGCCATGACGGCCACCCGGAAGTCGAAGGCACGATGGGCCAGGCGGAAGAGGGCATGCATCTCGTCGAGACGGTCGAGGACGTCGCCGCGCTGCAGGTGGCCAATCCCGACCACCTGGCCTACGTGTCGCAGACCACATTGTCGGTGGACGACACGGCCGAGATCATCGCCGCCTTGAAGGCGCGCTTCCCGAACATCCAGGAGCCGAAGAAGGGCGACATCTGCTACGCCACCACGAACCGCCAGGAAGCCGTGAAGTTCATGGCACCGCAGGTGGAAGTCGTCATCGTCGTCGGCAGCCCGAACAGCTCCAACTCGAACCGTCTGCGCGAGGTGGCGCAGAAGATGGGTACGCCGGCCTATATGGTCGACCGCGCCGAGCAGATCGATCCAGCCTGGCTGGAAGGTTTCCGCCGCGTGGGCGTGACGGCCGGCGCGTCGGCGCCCGAGGTGCTGGTCCAGGCCGTCATCGACCGGCTCAAGGAGCTGGGCGTGAAAAGCGTGCGGCCGCTGGAAGGCGTCGAGGAAAACGTGACCTTCCCGCTGCCGAAAGGACTGACCTGA
- a CDS encoding LTA synthase family protein, producing MTIYAAPKQFLTAGSSRLARLTGWAGPYATLLQMLLLGLVLLSLSRLGLVAWQWPRVAATGIVGDILVQGVRADLILLGYFIAVPLLLLPLVAPFLARRLPAHAWRVATVGWATLALILIVFLELATPRFILQYDVRPNRLFIEYLVYPREVAATLWNGYRTTVLLGFGLTILLGLAIWHLLKGAAAAPGWSTWKVLLSWPLAALLAACLIRSTTDHRPANPALFALTGDSMVNSVIINSPWSVLDALASMRKEARSSEIYGEMPREQVLAQVRAAPWLAGYQFTSPELPTLHRQQAALTRERPKNLVIVLEESLGATFVQSLGGLPVTPELEKLKGEGWWFEQLYATGTRSVRGIEAVVAGYAPTPARSVVKLSLAQQNFYTLALGLGQQGYHTEFVYGGEAHFDNMRQFFTGNGFQKVTDRGDMKPKFEGSWGASDEDLFDKSLERLDQLHKAGKPFFTLIFSSSNHEPFEFPDGKIDLHEQPKQTVNNAVKYADFALGKFIRAAKQQDYWKDTVFLIVADHDNRVYGDSLVPVHKFHIPGLILGADIEPKRIKPFASQIDLGPTLLSLLGVSSEHPMIGRDFVRDSTTPGRALLQFDNYFTWLDDSGATILRPGGAALAAKYDPATSHLELLGTAPQKDTVDKAMAHVLLPSMLYREQRYKLAR from the coding sequence ATGACGATTTACGCAGCACCCAAGCAGTTCCTGACCGCCGGCTCAAGCCGCCTGGCCCGCCTGACCGGCTGGGCCGGACCTTATGCGACCCTCCTGCAGATGCTGCTGCTGGGCCTGGTTCTGTTGTCGCTGTCGCGTCTCGGCCTGGTGGCCTGGCAGTGGCCGCGCGTGGCCGCCACCGGCATCGTTGGCGATATCCTCGTGCAGGGCGTGCGAGCCGACCTGATCCTGCTGGGTTACTTCATTGCCGTGCCGCTGCTGTTGCTGCCGCTGGTGGCACCGTTCCTGGCGCGCCGCCTGCCGGCCCACGCCTGGCGGGTCGCCACGGTCGGGTGGGCCACGCTGGCGCTGATCCTCATCGTATTCCTGGAGCTGGCCACGCCGCGCTTCATCCTGCAATACGACGTGCGCCCGAACCGCCTGTTCATCGAATACCTGGTCTACCCGCGCGAAGTTGCCGCGACCTTGTGGAACGGCTACCGCACGACGGTACTGCTGGGCTTCGGCCTGACCATCCTGCTGGGCCTGGCCATCTGGCACCTGCTGAAGGGCGCGGCCGCCGCGCCGGGCTGGTCGACGTGGAAGGTGCTGCTGAGCTGGCCGCTGGCCGCGTTGCTGGCCGCCTGCCTGATCCGCTCGACGACGGACCACCGTCCCGCCAACCCGGCCCTGTTCGCGCTGACGGGCGATTCGATGGTCAACTCCGTCATCATCAATTCGCCCTGGTCCGTGCTGGACGCGCTGGCCTCGATGCGCAAGGAAGCGCGCTCGTCCGAAATCTATGGCGAGATGCCGCGCGAGCAGGTGCTGGCCCAGGTGCGCGCCGCGCCATGGCTGGCCGGCTACCAGTTCACGTCGCCGGAGCTGCCGACCCTGCACCGCCAGCAAGCCGCGCTCACGCGCGAGCGGCCGAAAAACCTCGTCATCGTGCTGGAGGAAAGCCTGGGCGCGACCTTCGTGCAGTCGCTGGGCGGCCTGCCGGTCACGCCGGAACTGGAAAAGCTGAAGGGCGAGGGCTGGTGGTTCGAGCAGCTGTACGCGACGGGCACGCGCTCCGTGCGCGGCATCGAGGCCGTCGTGGCCGGCTATGCACCGACGCCGGCGCGCAGCGTCGTCAAGCTGTCGCTGGCGCAGCAGAATTTCTACACGCTGGCGCTGGGCCTGGGCCAGCAGGGCTACCACACGGAATTCGTCTACGGCGGCGAGGCGCACTTCGACAATATGCGCCAATTCTTTACCGGCAACGGCTTCCAGAAGGTCACCGACCGCGGCGACATGAAACCGAAGTTCGAAGGCAGCTGGGGCGCCTCCGACGAAGACCTGTTCGACAAGTCGCTGGAACGCCTGGACCAGCTGCACAAGGCCGGCAAGCCGTTCTTCACGCTGATCTTCAGTTCGTCCAACCACGAGCCGTTCGAATTCCCGGACGGAAAGATCGACCTGCACGAGCAGCCCAAGCAGACCGTCAACAACGCCGTCAAGTACGCCGATTTCGCGCTGGGCAAGTTCATCCGCGCCGCCAAGCAGCAGGACTACTGGAAGGACACGGTGTTCCTGATCGTGGCCGACCACGACAACCGTGTCTACGGCGACAGCCTGGTGCCGGTCCACAAGTTCCATATCCCTGGCCTGATCCTGGGCGCGGACATCGAACCCAAGCGCATCAAGCCCTTCGCCAGCCAGATCGACCTGGGACCGACCCTGCTGTCGCTGCTGGGCGTCTCCAGCGAGCACCCGATGATCGGCCGCGACTTCGTGCGCGACAGCACGACGCCGGGCCGCGCGCTGCTGCAGTTCGACAATTACTTCACGTGGCTGGACGACAGCGGCGCCACCATCCTGCGCCCGGGCGGCGCGGCGCTGGCGGCGAAATACGATCCGGCCACCAGCCATCTCGAACTGTTGGGCACAGCGCCGCAGAAGGACACGGTCGACAAGGCCATGGCGCACGTGCTGCTGCCGTCGATGCTGTACCGCGAGCAGCGCTACAAGCTGGCAAGGTAA
- the radC gene encoding DNA repair protein RadC, with amino-acid sequence MTITDWPEQQRPRERLIRDGAQALSDAELLAVFLRVGVPGKNAVELARELLREFGSLQALFGANLAEFTRIPGLGNAKFAQLKAVMELARRAINEQLRRGETLNSPQAVKEYLRLALIGQPYESFHVLFLDVRNRLIEAREMFRGTLTHTSVYPREIVREALAYNAASVLLAHNHPSGVPDPSESDLALTRTLVQALALIDVRILDHFVVAGHRVHSFAENGQI; translated from the coding sequence ATGACGATCACCGACTGGCCCGAACAGCAACGCCCGCGCGAGCGGCTGATCCGCGACGGCGCCCAGGCATTGTCGGATGCCGAGCTGCTGGCGGTGTTCCTGCGGGTGGGCGTACCCGGCAAGAACGCCGTCGAACTGGCGCGCGAACTGCTGCGCGAATTCGGCTCACTGCAGGCCCTGTTCGGCGCCAATCTGGCAGAATTCACCCGCATCCCGGGCCTGGGCAATGCCAAGTTCGCGCAACTGAAAGCCGTGATGGAGCTGGCCCGCCGCGCCATCAACGAGCAGCTGCGCCGCGGCGAAACGCTGAACTCGCCGCAAGCCGTGAAGGAATACCTGCGCCTGGCGCTGATCGGCCAGCCCTACGAATCGTTCCACGTGCTGTTCCTGGACGTGCGCAACCGCCTGATCGAGGCGCGCGAGATGTTTCGCGGCACGTTGACGCACACCAGCGTCTACCCGCGCGAGATCGTGCGCGAGGCGCTGGCCTACAACGCGGCCAGCGTGCTGCTGGCCCACAACCACCCCTCCGGCGTGCCCGACCCCAGCGAATCGGATCTCGCGCTGACGCGCACGCTGGTGCAGGCGCTGGCGCTGATCGACGTGCGCATCCTCGACCATTTCGTGGTGGCCGGGCACCGCGTGCATTCGTTCGCGGAGAACGGCCAGATCTGA
- a CDS encoding FKBP-type peptidyl-prolyl cis-trans isomerase has translation MSNVVTPSAYLTLHYRLATLDGTDIVTTFNGNPATLMLGQGQLAPVLEELLIGLPEGTHKTFDLEPGVGFGPRNPDLIQPVSRATLDENSVPGADYKVGDLVDFAAPGGGRFAGILRELRDDAAIFDFNHPLAGQPVRFEVNLISVL, from the coding sequence ATGTCCAACGTCGTCACACCCTCTGCCTACCTTACGCTGCACTACCGTCTCGCCACGCTGGACGGCACCGATATCGTCACCACCTTCAACGGCAACCCGGCCACGCTGATGCTGGGCCAAGGGCAGCTGGCGCCCGTGCTGGAGGAACTGCTGATCGGCCTGCCGGAAGGCACGCACAAGACGTTCGACCTGGAACCGGGCGTCGGCTTCGGTCCGCGCAATCCCGACCTGATCCAGCCGGTGTCGCGCGCGACCTTGGACGAGAATTCCGTGCCGGGCGCCGACTACAAGGTCGGCGACCTGGTCGACTTCGCGGCGCCGGGCGGCGGCCGCTTTGCGGGCATCTTGCGCGAGTTGCGCGACGATGCCGCCATTTTCGACTTCAATCACCCGTTGGCTGGCCAGCCGGTGCGCTTCGAAGTGAACCTTATCTCCGTTCTGTAA